GCCTGGTGTTCTACGGGCTCGGCCATGCCTTGGCGCACGCGGGCGTGCTGTGGCGGGTCGGCCGGCGGCATGGAGCGGTCATAGCAGGGCTGGCGTTGGCGACTGTCTGGCTGGCGGGGCTCAACGGCGGCTGCGCCGGGGATGCGGCTGGCACCTGCGACAACCTGCCCGGCGCCTTCATCGTGTTGATGATCGCGGGGCAGTACGGCTTTCTGCCGCTGTTCCTGGCCGCGGCCCTGGCGGGCAGCGCGCTGGTGCTGGGCTTGGCGCGGCTGATCGAGCTGCACCATGCCTGGAGCGCGGCGGCGCTGGCCTGGGTGGGGCGGCGCAGCTTGCAATTGCTGGTCATCAACGGCTTGCTGATCTTCTTTCTGCACCCGGTTCTCGAGCCGGCCTGGCAGGACGCCGGTCGGTGGTGGACGGAGGTCGGCGCCCTCGGCCTGGTCGCCGGGCAGTTGCTGGTGGCATGGCTGTTCGCCGGCATCACCTCCGCACCGCTGCGCTTGGCGAAATTCCTGGTGGCGCGGGTGCCGGCACTGCGCTGAGGGCGGTCGGTCACAGCTGGTAGCAGGGCTGGGGCGTCGGGGTGCCCATGATTTGGGCACAACCCCACGAAGGCACTCCCATGGAATTCACCGTCAACGGAACCCCCGTTCGGGCGGAGGT
The nucleotide sequence above comes from Xylophilus sp. GOD-11R. Encoded proteins:
- a CDS encoding acyltransferase family protein; amino-acid sequence: MDIAKGLAMLLVLYGHGLGVFVGGANREFVFEQLKIIYAFHMPVFFMLSGMVFTARRWAETLRRALSLLLTAYIVHLLCWVYGAAMHEGPVNWAGLIRPLLELRQFWSVIVWFLAALALVQTVYFAAITAGRWGRIVIIGLVVAAFVWAQGRRSNVFELSALLPGLVFYGLGHALAHAGVLWRVGRRHGAVIAGLALATVWLAGLNGGCAGDAAGTCDNLPGAFIVLMIAGQYGFLPLFLAAALAGSALVLGLARLIELHHAWSAAALAWVGRRSLQLLVINGLLIFFLHPVLEPAWQDAGRWWTEVGALGLVAGQLLVAWLFAGITSAPLRLAKFLVARVPALR